One genomic region from Homalodisca vitripennis isolate AUS2020 chromosome 6, UT_GWSS_2.1, whole genome shotgun sequence encodes:
- the LOC124365529 gene encoding uncharacterized protein LOC124365529: MVDVGAYGKEGDAVIFQKSKMGKLINEGAVCPHPKTLPSADMKLPHVIVGDEVFRLDRHVMKPYPHKQSLREYNYVLSRCRRVTENAFGIMCSIFRIFFTPINLKPDTVDLVIFVCCCLHNMLRGDFLACNPPNSEDVANVKWEMPEKNMILIAWVGGFAKSEGFQVRSRFTEYFNSQFYKQRLSTVLSAKKTRKTK, translated from the coding sequence ATGGTGGATGTTGGTGCTTATGGCAAAGAAGGAGATGcagtaatattccaaaaatcaaaaATGGGCAAACTTATCAATGAAGGTGCCGTATGCCCACATCCAAAAACACTGCCTTCTGCGGATATGAAGCTTCCACATGTCATAGTAGGGGATGAAGTGTTCAGGTTAGACAGACATGTTATGAAACCTTACCCTCACAAACAGTCCCTAAGAGAATATAACTACGTTTTAAGCAGATGTAGAAGAGTCACGGAGAATGCTTTTGGCATTATGTGTTCAATTTTTAGAATATTCTTCACGCCTATCAACTTGAAACCAGACACCGTAGActtagtaatatttgtatgttgTTGCCTTCACAACATGTTAAGGGGTGACTTTTTGGCCTGTAATCCCCCTAACTCTGAAGATGTAGCCAATGTTAAGTGGGAGATGCCTGAAAAGAACATGATACTTATAGCCTGGGTTGGTGGTTTCGCTAAAAGTGAAGGGTTTCAAGTAAGGAGCAGATTCACAGAGTATTTCAATTCTCAGTTCTATAAACAAAGATTAAGTACTGTACTGTCTGCCAAGAAGAcgagaaaaacaaaataa